The following are encoded in a window of Colletotrichum lupini chromosome 3, complete sequence genomic DNA:
- a CDS encoding WSC domain-containing protein, translated as MASQAECHLRHLPNSYDSEGIGPLDLDTPSKEAYEAEEEIPLVDHDDDFGVVVPRTHPRARQLPVWLRYPRNIFRALIPSFLKASDPNAVQKPLHPTAWLDGLRGVAAFFVVCHHWSLVTANMNIHRGFMSDDDPMFIQLPIIRLVISGFWSVCVFFVISGFALSYKPLKLLGQHKTAEFATAAASSAFRRHIRLFLPPAMTTFVIAWISYFGWFEIPTSGVAVPALRPPRFDRAYDQLWDWAMNLIGLSDPFGRNLRRGEGYPYEPTLWTIPIEFDCSLVIFLAHVAFSRLRTRVRLGMNLFLVAYTLYFNYWQYFLFLAGLLCANLHFYWQPAIGNNTLPYVAAAATPGPRGRFARLSFSLTSSPTYSVTKKMLGTLSFLGALWLLSYPKGTGTAGLSPGYKTLVAITPERYGEGEYLWIPLASAWLVLSVDRSPFLQPLFTNRVIQYFGRISYALYLVHGSLLWLYGWHLVRFFTGLTGAETSGQFTFGVLLATCFFMPGVVCVADFAQRYLDANAVKFAAWFEGKLIDKRRGPKTCDLRRESFFLERKIHIIMPMRRKELLPLTPTTFPSKKEEGEMNISPPSPLLPPSPPTTAAALSAIPRGSTEGFVAANKNPRVSGRDAPSGQGPDASQIRFPLTDGLVVAVISGIAALSHSVGAAYVWPSKYDEIEDILSLQTGYRSRGFVEGVTPCSFGGNIAGRQFAAEWIRTAFHDVATTDAAAGTGGLDGSIWFEVGRAENGGAAFNNTFNFFSNLYSIRASAADLLAMSVVVANAGCGGAKMPFRAGRVDASTAGPAGVPEPQTPLDTTLATFAKAGFSQSEMISLVACGHTLGGVHSRNNPHITGLDPSPDTVTKFDSTFDDFDNRIATEYVRGNTSNPLVVGRNETLNSDKHIFSSDGNKTIRDLGCTKNGFRTACADVFTRMIDTVPATVQLTEPVEPVDIKPYVTLALSGNGSLAFSGWVRVRTTQGTGRDTGDLAVHLSFADRGGEGSVVVPATLDEGGATHGLWGETFAWYQFETAISAASGISSFLVHLTTPSSNATSVYKNDGSGFPLDDALLYQAASSCVNRTSVNNERTFTVTAAVLKERAGDAVTMDIVRLVRRSEAIHRRLDVESVELAATGEEDSGYALFQAQVQLATSGWSTSFDLVLGGEKEVRVDFLKTQACPRSVPRSTRIGIITPVAAILNSETIQDLVPRLLLRLKKDNIPSERETEATEHMLPGYCKNACDGIPQQYQREYHKDTITPKQECMTSIIICSSEDHLSSSNTCAKSHDMLVFDTRIPQKSLAAGRVGAVTQGKTPWCLLPIVPAQTA; from the exons ATGGCATCACAGGCCGAGTGCCACTTGAGGCACTTGCCAAACTCATACGACAGCGAGGGGATCGGCCCATTGGACCTCGACACCCCGAGCAAGGAGGCCTATGAAGCAGAGGAGGAGATCCCGCTGGTGGATCACGACGATGATTTTGGTGTCGTTGTTCCTCGGACACATCCTCGAGCACGGCAGCTGCCTGTGTGGCTCCGATACCCCAGAAACATCTTCCGTGCCTTGATTCCAAGCTTCCTCAAGGCCTCGGATCCGAATGCCGTCCAGAAGCCGCTTCATCCTACAGCATGGCTCG ATGGTCTCCGTGGTGTAGCCGCCTTCTTCGTCGTCTGCCACCACTGGTCCCTCGTCACAGCCAACATGAACATCCATCGCGGCTTCATGAGCGACGACGACCCCATGTTCATCCAGCTGCCCATCATACGCCTCGTCATCTCCGGCTTCTGGTCCGTCTGCGTCTTCTTCGTCATCTCCGGGTTCGCGCTGAGCTACAAGCCCCTGAAGCTCCTCGGCCAGCACAAGACGGCCGAGTTCGCGACCGCGGCCGCCTCGTCGGCCTTTCGGCGGCACATTCGCCTGTTTCTGCCGCCCGCGATGACGACGTTTGTGATTGCGTGGATTTCGTATTTCGGATGGTTCGAGATCCCGACGTCGGGCGTGGCCGTGCCGGCGCTGCGGCCGCCGCGGTTCGATCGTGCTTACGACCAGCTGTGGGACTGGGCGATGAACCTCATCGGGCTGTCGGACCCGTTCGGGAGGAACTTGCGGAGGGGAGAGGGGTACCCGTACGAGCCTACGCTCTGGACGATCCCGATCGAGTTTGACTGTTCTCTGGTCATCTTCCTCGCTCACGTCGCCTTTTCGAGGTTACGCACCCGGGTTAGGCTCGGCATGAACCTCTTCCTCGTGGCGTACACCCTCTACTTCAACTACTGGCAgtacttcctcttcctcgcagGGCTCCTCTGCGCCAACCTGCACTTCTACTGGCAGCCTGCCATCGGCAATAACACCCTGCCGTAcgtggcagcagcagcaaccccGGGACCACGTGGCCGCTTTGCCCGGCTGAGCTTCTCCCTCACATCGTCACCAACCTACAGCGTAACCAAAAAGATGCTCGGCACCCTCTCCTTCCTCGGCGCGCTCTGGCTCCTCTCGTACCCAAAGGGCACCGGCACGGCCGGTCTCTCGCCGGGCTATAAGACGCTCGTCGCCATCACGCCAGAGCGCTACGGCGAGGGCGAGTACCTCTGGATCCCGCTCGCGTCCGCCTGGCTCGTCTTGTCGGTCGACCGGTCTCCGTTCCTGCAGCCGCTCTTCACGAACCGGGTGATTCAGTACTTTGGCCGCATCTCGTACGCGCTGTACCTCGTCCACGGCTCGCTGCTGTGGCTGTACGGGTGGCACCTCGTGCGCTTCTTCACGGGGCTGACGGGGGCGGAGACGAGCGGGCAGTTTACGTTTGGGGTGCTGTTGGCGACGTGCTTTTTCATGCCTGGCGTGGTGTGCGTGGCTGACTTTGCGCAGAGGTATTTGGATGCCAATGCTGTCAAGTTTGCGGCTTGGTTTGAGGGGAAGCTGATTGACAAGAGGAG GGGGCCT AAGACATGTGACTTGAGACGGGAATCATTCTTCCTCGAACGCAAGATTCACATCATCATGCCGATGAGGAGAAAAGAACTCCTACCTTTAACACCAACCACTTTCCCGTCAAAGAAGGAAGAAGGAGAGATGAATATT TCGCCGCCGAGTCCCCTTCTCCCCCCTTCTCCCCCCACAACGGCAGCgg CTTTGTCGGCCATTCCGCGCGGGTCTACGGA AGGTTTTGTTGCCGCCAACAAGAACCCACGAGTTTCGGGCAGAGATGCTCCATCGGGCCAGGGACCCGATGCAAGCCAGATCCGTTTTCCTTTGAC GGACGGACTTGTCGTCGCCGTCATCAGCGGCATCGCCGCGTTGTCGCACAGCGTGGGAGCCGCATATGTCTGGCCTTCCAAGTACGACGAGATTGAGGATATCCTCTCATTACAGACGGGATACCGCAGCAGGGGTTTCGTCGAAG GCGTGACCCCTTGCTCCTTTGGCGGCAACATCGCCGGCCGCCAGTTCGCCGCCGAGTGGATCCGCACCGCCTTCCACGACGTAGCCACCACCGACGCCGCCGCGGGGACAGGCGGCCTAGACGGCTCCATCTGGTTCGAGGTCGGCCGCGCCGAGAACGGCGGCGCGGCCTTCAACAACACCTTCAACTTCTTCAGCAACCTCTACTCGATCCGCGCCTCCGCCGCCGACCTGCTCGCCATGAGCGTCGTCGTCGCCAACGCGGGCTGCGGTGGCGCAAAGATGCCCTTCCGCGCGGGGCGCGTCGACGCCAGCACCGCCGGGCCCGCGGGCGTACCGGAGCCGCAGACGCCGCTCGACACGACGCTGGCGACGTTTGCGAAAGCCGGCTTCAGCCAGAGCGAGATGATTTCGCTCGTGGCGTGCGGGCATACCCTCGGCGGCGTGCACAGCCGGAATAACCCGCACATCACGGGCCTCGACCCGAGCCCGGACACCGTGACCAAGTTTGATAGCACGTTTGACGACTTTGATAACCGGATCGCGACCGAGTACGTGCGGGGCAACACGTCGAACCCGTTGGTCGTCGGGCGCAACGAGACGCTCAACTCGGACAAGCACATCTTCTCGTCGGACGGGAACAAGACGATCAGGGACCTGGGTTGTACCAAGAACGGGTTCAGGACGGCGTGCGCCGACGTCTTTACGCGCATGATTGATACCGTGCCCGCGACGGTGCAGTTGACGGAGCCCGTGGAGCCCGTCGATATCAAGCCCTACGTCACGCTGGCGCTGAGCGGCAACGGGAGCCTTGCGTTCAGCGGCTGGGTGCGCGTGAGGACGACGCAAGGGACGGGTCGGGACACTGGCGATTTGGCCGTCCATCTGAGCTTCGCAGATCGAGGGGGCGAGGGTTCCGTTGTTGTCCCCGCGACGCTCGACGAAGGCGGCGCCACGCATGGGCTCTGGGGCGAGACGTTCGCCTGGTACCAGTTCGAGACGGCCATCAGCGCAGCGAGCGGTATAAGCAGCTTCCTTGTCCACCTGACGACGCCCTCGAGCAACGCCACATCCGTGTACAAGAACGACGGCAGCGGGTTCCCGCTAGACGACGCGCTGCTCTACCAGGCAGCCTCCTCTTGCGTCAACCGGACGAGCGTGAACAACGAGCGCACATTCACCGTCACGGCCGCGGTGTTGAAGGAGCGCGCGGGAGATGCCGTGACGATGGACATTGTGCGTCTCGTGCGGCGTTCCGAGGCGATCCACAGGAGGCTCGACGTCGAGAGCGTCGAGCTCGCGGCGACGGGCGAGGAGGATAGCGGGTATGCGCTCTTCCAAGCCCAGGTGCAGCTTGCGACGAGCGGCTGGAGCACCAGCTTCGATCTTGTTTTGGGAGGGGAGAAGGAGGTTCGGGTCGACTTTTTGAAGACGCAAGCTTGTCCGCGT AGTGTACCAAGATCAACACGAATTGGCATCATTACGCCCGTCGCGGCAATTTTGAACTCTGAAACTATCCAGGATCTTGTCCCAAGGCTTCTGCTCAGACT GAAGAAGGACAATATACCAAGCGAACGCGAGACTGAGGCTACTGAGCATATGTTGCCAGGATATTGCAAGAATGCGTGCGACGGCATTCCTCAGCAGTATCAGAGAGAATACCAT AAAGATACTATCACTCCGAAGCAAGAGTGTATGACCAGCATCATCATATG CTCGAGCGAAGACCACTTGTCTAGCTCGAACACATGTGCCAAGTCGCACGATATGCTTGTGTTTGATACTCGCATTCCCCAGAAGTCACTTGCCGCAGGGAGAGTGGGAGCTGTGACGCAGGGGAAGACTCCCTGGTGCCTTTTGCCGATTGTCCCCGCGCAAACCGCATGA